TTATCATATTACAGacttttataagaaaaaaaaactatcctaagtaTGACCGTTACAAGTTAAAAAGTATGTTGCAAAACCTTTACATAGCTTTCAATATTATATGGCTAAAAGGCATATAAATGGCTTTTATAAGAAGAATGTTCGTCTGACGTTTTATAAAAGCCATATAAGTAATTCAGCTTTATTAACGCTTATACTACAAAGTTTTAAGAACTGGAGACATATAGCCAAAACCTACTTATAATATGccattaaaaagtattttgctTTAAACAATCTTTTATATGCCAGTTATAAGACTTCTAGTCAGGTAAGCTTGATATTATAAGGGAACTTTGCTACTTGGGgcgcgttactttgcggaggtccatatcaataaactatacTTAATCCAATCAAttatactttgctcacctgcgacctaaattacctacttagttcgatcgcgggtgagcagaaTAATTGTGTAAAGTTCATTACCTTACAGTCTACTGCTTGTCAAGTACAACTTACGTCCATATTCCTGAACTTTGCCATTGTTGTTGATGAGGCCGTATGTGCCGCCGATTGGGACTAATTTCCCGTCTTTGTCTTTCTTAAAGCCGCTACTTGATTGGATATAACCGGCGTTGTATAATTGACCAGGCCTGGGTATGGTATTCTTAATCTGTTGCAGTGTTGGTACAGGTACACGTACGATCGGTATCTTAATTTGACCGAAAAAAGGAACAGGTGGCAGAGGTGGCTATAAAATGAATTTTAGAAGGTTTAGAGTACTTATATGTAAAAATGCCTAATGTGTTGGGAAACTGTAAATTAGGTAAGGATATTCataataattaactaaataataaactcaAATGAATTGATGTCTATCGCCTTCTAAAACTTCGTTGCGCATAAACTTACCGTGAAATGTTGAAatctgaaatgaaataaaaaatactgatgatttgagaaacttttttttagtgcATACAGTCAGTTATAAACAAAATCACACTCACCCAGGCCCATAATTGATAACGGCTGTGGACacaagaaacaaaataattaatatattcaTAAATATCTTACATTTGTAAATGATTCtgattttattaataacaacATGGTTTCTTGAACACAGAATTTCTTGAACCTCATTCAAATCAAGTTAGGgtaatattttctttaatttatcgTGGATCTTACATTACATTGATAACAATAAAGGACCGATAAAATTTCCTTCTAGGTCCCTTATTTACGAACTGATGATTGAACTCACCTTGTACACTGGCagttaacattaaattaattatcaacAACTTTATGCATGCCATTTTCGAAGTACAACCTCAGAGGacgaaaaaatattgaattttagACCACGCTAAAATGTACACTAGCTGAAAATGTAGAGTCCAAACTACAGGGTCAAGAGTTTATTGAATATTCGACGATtctgaaaagaaaattaaaactgaCAGTTCTTCAGGTGACAACGTAAGGATTAGTTCACTTAATTATTACAggaaaaaatatcgatattcaAGAATGCCCACTACCGCCCCTCAGAATCGAAGCACTAGAAGGAATAATGTCTCAAATGGACATCAAATCAGGCACACTACCGACTTTTAGAATCGAAGCACTAGAAGGAAAAATGTCTCAAATAGACAtcaagtcagatataaattatGTCTTCTTCttgtaaaaaaacttacaaattaTGTCATCGATGTTTACAAAATAGGCGACGATACCAAGCACCAATGTGTTTTGAACACGAATGACTTACGGTAAGACatgaaacaattatatttttgatgacggatataaaaatatataagtacctattataatacACGCGAAGCGATAATAGCACGACTGCAAGACAAGTATACTAGAATCATCTATAGGGATTGCAATCCAGCCTTTTGAATTCCGCGTGGTTCTAGCATTTAacgattataaaaaaatacctacagttttctacatgaaaagtaataaaaaaaatcctcaaTTTAAAGGTAAGTACTCCACGCTTTGTCCTATCTTTATTTATATTCCAAGAATAGTTGTTTAGTAGCTATGCATTTCGTGTGTTCTAACGCCTGGGGTAGTTCTACAATAATTAGAGTTTCGAAAGGATGCAGGGTATATATTTAGTGTACCTATGTAGAGTGCTTCGcacaaaatatttaatgtacctgttgtattgtacaactctttattgtacataaaacaccacaaaaaaaaacagataactAGAGAATAAGCTGACTATTCAAGTCGTTGGTCCTTTTTCCAGACCGTTATTCAGGTCAGAACTTTGTTCTTGGGTCAATGATAGATTCCCTTACTTCAATAACCGGCCACATGGTCCAGTCGCCATAacatatttcggagcggccaaggtggtcaaaaatatcggaacatgcactctacTATTATGgtaatagatagataaataaaacatttatttgttactgcaaacacacaatcaaaataacataaattgggaaaaaaaatagatattagAGTTCATGCGCCGATATTTTTAACCACCTTAGCCGCCCCGAAATATCTGACGGCGACTGTATATACCACGGCACAATCGTCATTATCTTGATCGAGCAAAAATCGCCGAATAAAAGAACGTTTGATGTGTGATCTtcctattattttaaaattatttctatactagcttttacacTTGGCTTCGCTTGCGTCGAAATCGGGGTAACGCCTAAAAGCTTGTTATGGGTAtatagcttttgctcgcggctttgctcgcatTAAACTCAAATTGGCGTCTTTTCTCTTTGTAGCTTTTTAATACTACTTAAGCTCTTGTGGGACATATTCGTTATGTATAATTACGAATTTGTATAAATGTCGAAGAACggaaatacagaaaaacacggTAGTTACAAGAAAatttacaagtaggtacctactgaacattattttaaataaataaatacgagtacTGTACCTACaatcaaccaatttgattcctatgCCACCTCAGAACTTCAATACAATAAGCGTTGCTTAAGGCCCTTCCCAATAGCAGATTACCGttgaggccgggaagtaggggatTACCGGGCAAGCAGATATAGACTGATAGGGAGggatggataaaaaaaaaagaaataaagctGGCGGGATGCTAGTCTCGAATCGTCGCCTTGTTGTGTGGCTGCTGTCGCGGCGAATGCGGGGCGGGTGGTGCTGGCTGGCGGCGGTGCCGCAGATCATGCGTTGAAGCAAAAGACGGTctcattgccggccagcggccgggaaagttgtatgaaatctccttgcaggccgctagagtgaccgcgcgccggcagccgAGTCGTAGCGCCTGTAGCGCGATACTTACCgacctattatttgtaacacaaccgcaaaatttaatgtcatgtttgagaaaatctaatttatttatttaatcaaattggttgaccgTATCTAGGGAATCCTAATCTGCGCATAGCCTGACCACCGTAGCCTGACACGCTTTTGGCAACTAAAGGTACTCTTACACATGCTCATTACTAAcatgctaataataataagcatacttataagcatgctagtacctgcaGTACCTGTATGCCACtaaaaaagcatgcttaatagtagctcGTGTCCTATACATACATGCTAGTatgtagcatttgctcaatagtagcatgctttggtgctagtaactagcatgtgtaatGTGTACCTTAAGTAGGTATTATCCACTAGTACCTATCTCTCTAATCCATTTGGTACGTCCCATTCATTACGCGCAGACTAGGTAAATGTTGTACAAAAGGAAAGAAAACTCatttttgcaatttaaagtttacTGTCTATGAGAATGTAAGTAATTTGCATATGTGCCAATTAATAATACATTGTTCTCAAAACTCTGAAACCAAAACGCGTCATGTTAATTTTTCAACTAGCTTCAAGTTCAGCGTGATCattaagtaaataggtatatttaaattCCAATGAAGACCAGTCTGTTTTTTAACAATTTGAGTACATTTATGTCACTTACTTATATTAGATACTTAACTAACAAAtctcaaaataaaatgtaaatataactaGCACGTTCTTTCAATTTGCTAATACTTAGATTAGGCGTTAATAAAATGACTTTAAATTGCTTAGGATTAGTAACGGCCATTTAAAGCCTCTATAGCTTGATTTATAGCAAGTAGTTTTTACATGAttaacgtccacttgcaggctttttaatctaggtttaagtggtcttaagttcTGTCAAATCCATATAAggactgtcagtttaagccttaaatcgagatttaaaaaagactACAATACGACCtcacaattaaaatttaagagcAAAAACATCGAGTGTAAAGTGGCGCCCTTCTCCGATTCTCGTGTTATAATTTCGTGATCATTCTTCGGCAAAACCTTTGTCACCTTCGTGGAAAACAACGTGTTGCTCGTCAGCTTTCCCGTTGTCGTTGACAATGACGCTGCCGCCGCCTTCGCTGACCGTCTTCCCGTTCACTGTTTTAGAGCTGCTGAACGACGTAACTGAGCTCCCGAAGAACTGCTCACCTGTTAATTtacaagtcatcatcatcatatcagccctaagacgtccactgttggacataggctttaCCCTTAGACGTCCATTTGCTTCCGTTGgatgcggcctgcatccaccatgaacccgcggctttgaccAATTTACAAGTTTCAAACTTATGCCAGTAAGCGATACATTGCGgagtcacaatccaaacgagttacacaagttcgatcgagcaccgcagtgtcatgctactggaacggttttactggaataatgtgaaccgggcattaaaCGCTCACTTGAGCTTCCTAAATGATATTTTCCCTTGTTCTCGCACATAATCGTCTCCCATTACTGGTTCTGTGGCAGTGCTGGCACTGttaggggccaaattatttcctaaattaatTAGATGCTGGCGCTTCGCCGACCGCTGCCGGCACGCGCTCATTTCGCTCGCTCGGTTCGCGTGTTGTGGACGCTATAATACCTAACACTTCTCCTAGCTTGGCTCGTCGACGTTCCTAATTTTTCAAAACCAAATTGACAGTATATGTAACCAATTACATTATCGAAGTCTCTTTGAAATAGGATATATTTGGCCCCTTCCCGTGATTGCTATTTAAGATGGTTATGAACGGGAAACAAGGTAATATTTTGAAGTACAGAagtgataaatattttcaaatctcGACAAGACAAGATAAGATGGAAAATAAAAGTGAAAACAGAtggaattttatttaataacaggGGGAAGAGGGTTAAAACTATGCTGACAAGGTAAAGCTAAGAGGGGGAGTCAAAAACGATTAATATTCTGCTTACGTAATACCtgtgcccctagtgtaagttttcggttacaaaatacgtctcgatcgcgttcgcgttaaaatctcaatttgtatggaacgttccgctagaggcgctgttcgtgtttccatataaattgagattttaatgcgaacgcgatcgagacgtattttgtaaccgataacttacactaaggggctgtttcaccatccattgattagtgttaactggcggttaggtgtgatgccgtctctatttgttttgttcgaatagacggcgacggcatcacatttaaccgtcggttaacgctaatcagtggatggtgaaacctaAGGGTACTCAATGACCACTCCGTGCGAATGAGGGTACTTAATGAGCCAATTGCaggcaagaccgtaacgtcaattATTATCGTGAGGCATAGGCGTTAGTATCGTAGGGTTTTTTGACATTGCGGTCTTGCtttcacacacacaaacatcacgcctgtattcccaaatggggtaggcagagcacacgaaacgttaccgcttcggagccacttttagcaattttaggttataattttgacaaaaacggtacaatagtgactgCTAGCCTGTCGCATACGGTATACCTTGACCTTCGTATATATCCTCAGTCCCCTCTTACgatatccacggaagaaatggagaggtttaattctaacccgacaccacacgggtcttGCTttcaattggctcatttagttatttaacttaATGAGTCatattgcaagcaagaccgtaacatCAAGAAaaccttacgatactaacgccatctagacATCCcaaatagccctcattgggaaGCTGGCCTCGGAAGTTGGGAGTTTAAGTCTAGGCTCACCTTCTTTGGGCTGGTATGTTTTCAGCTTCTCAGTGTCAATGGGCGGGATGGGCTCAAATACTATAGGTTTAAACGTGATAGGCTCGAACTTGAAGGGCTGCAATCAgaagaaaaacttaaaaaaaatgcacattcCTTAATGCTAACTTTGTGCCAAGAGaactgtaataaattaaattaaatcgagACTAACTTCACATTTAAATGACCATCATATATTTAATTCGCATATAGAAGAAATGTGGGAACAGCGGATGCAATAAATACTTTGATAAATGATGTACCTAGTATAAGAATTAAATAATCACAACAAGGTAACTAGCTGGATTGTTTTTGGATTTGAGTTCTGCGTTTGATACCGTTGATCATAATGTTCTTATTAGTAAATTGGAACACTATGGTGTAAGGGGTACTGAATTATCAATCTTAAAAAGTTACCTTCAAAATAGGAAGCAAAGAGTAGAACTGAAATCGACTCAAAAAGGTATCAAAAATCAGTGAAGTCGAAAATGGTAGCAGTAACTCGAGGCGTACCACAGGGTTCTATTCTGGGGCATATTCTCTTCATTATATTCAGAAATGACTTAATTCAATGGATAAGTAACAGGGTATCTGATTTGCAAACAGTTATATTCGCGGATGACACTAATGTTATACTGACTGCAAACAATATCATTGGACTTGAAATGAAATTGGGTGAAACACTAACTAACTTCAATGAATGGTTTCTTGCGAATAGTCTTATATTAAATACTGATAAAACTAATATTGTTATGTTTAGAACTGTGACTAAGAATGAGCTACTACCCGAGATAACATTCAATAACAAAAGGGTAGAGATGGTAGAGGTTGTGAAATTTCTTGGTGCTCATATAGATGCATCCTTAAATTGGAAAAGGGAACTTGAAGCCATAGAAACCTCTGTCTGTGCGGCTTGTTATGCTCTGAAAACTTTAAGAGAGATTATTAAGCTAGAGCAATTACGAACAGTATATTACGCCCTTGTCGAATCAAAATTGCGCTACATCATTAATTTTTGGGGAAACAGTTATGATTATAATATCAAAACGGCGTTCACGATACAGAAAAGAGCGATAAGAGCAATGGTACGCCTACCGCCGTGGATATCATGTAGGGAACACTTTCACCCGACTAGACATACTGACCGTGCCCTTCACCTTTGAGTTTGATATTACGCAAGGTTATACTAATATAGATAGCATCCTTTTCCCGAGAAAATATAAAGGGTAATTTAGGTAACTAGTGAAGGGCACACATAGGTTGCCTACAAAGCGtaagaaacttttatttttctttaagtaTATTCCTAATAATCCTATCTTGCTACTAGCTTGTGCCCGCGAATTTGTTTTCGTTGCGGTGTTCTCGATCCATTCTTGTTTTTTGCCTACATCATAGAGGAACCTTACAATATTTCAGCTTTCTGGGTTCAGCAGTTTGGGCTGGGTGTTAATGAGTCAGTCAATCAGATACAACTTTTCTTATTCAATGTTTTAATGGAATAATATATTCAGCCATGATTTTgctatttaaaaagaaaatgtgTAAGTGTAACTTAAGTAAGTAACCAGAAATCATGGTAAAATTACTCTACCGTATTTTCACAGATATCTTGGTAAAAATCACTCTACCTTACTTCGTCACAGAGATCATGGTAGAATTACTCTTTCATAGTTCGTTAGATTGAAATAAGAATTCGTTAGAATTCAAATAAGAGTCATTACATTGAAATAGTACTCAACGACCTAGACACACAAGTTATTTTCAGGCACATACAACGCGCAGTTAGCGCATGTTAGGACGCTTCGAACCCGATTCAGTCACTTTTGTAATAGTTTTTTTCGAATTTGCGGCCCCAAAAGTAAACGCGCGTTGTCTGCGCCTAAAAAGTACCCCGTACTAGGGCCCAAGTATAGTTAAAAAAACGGTTATTCTCTTCCAACTGTGCACTAATCTAATTACCGTGCCAATTTTCCCGcaatagtaggtaagtagacTTCGGTGCAGAGATGAATGAGAATAGCTGTCACCTTTTTTTCAAGATCTGTGCACTTAatctaattaccgtgtcgctTTTGCAGGAAAAAATTAAACGATAATTAGACGTGCACAGATGAATGAGAATGACTGGAAACAGACATTTGTGTTAGCATTAACGGAGGAAGaggtgtttaaaataaattgtacgaAACTGCGGGTACGTTAACAAAAGAGTCATTGTATGTTTATTTACCTTCATCTCAGGCATCTTAGGCATCTGCAACAATTAAAAATCGAAAATCCAATTAGaaagttttatttgtattaaataaaattgtacacGATAGTCAAGTAAGAACAGTATAAAAGTGAAAAAAGTTCGTCTTtgcattttattgtaaaaattaagTATGTAGTTAATCCCAAAGTAGTATTATTGATTTTAGTTGAAGTGTCGTGTGTGTGTTGTAGTGCCGTATGTGGAAGGGTCGAAGACAGTTCACCACGGCTGGCTTACCGTCGGAGCTCTGCGAAAGAaaagaaattattataaaagttttCTGATACTAGGTATCATTAAGTTTAGTTTAATGACTATTGAATGGCTATAGGCTATACTTGACACAATGAATCTCGATTTAGTATTACGTTTTGCTCAGTAGTCTtaactcaaaataaaattgtgaagctaaaactatgttactgtTCTATGTCGTTCTCAATGTTCCAAATtatctccataccgaatttaaacgtgaaagagtaacaaataaatataatttataacattcgtgatactcttttgtttgtttgtttgtttacttataatctttattgtacaaaaaggaaatacaaaaacttAACTTGTAAAccaggtatttaaaaataacccTCCCAACGCGGTCGGGAAATAAAATCAATGTTTGGCTTACCTAATGGGTACATTAAGGTCAGGTGGTGCATCTCCTTCTGCAATGAAACGAGTTTGTTCCTCAACGTTAGTTCAagaatttttcaaatgaaattcgaagtgaaagtcaaaatatctttgttcaatttaggcagtgacaaacattttataccccagtcacctaacaccttcgctctaagtaaaatcaacattaattcaaataagcatttttttgcattaaaaattaggtcaggtagtttgcaaatatattcttcaataatccaccaaaatttatctCCAGGACAgcgaaattttataaaaaaatatatttaataattctgtaaaaatcaGGCGTAATTTCTATAAGCCTATTCACTTTTTAATTTactcgttttatttatattctttgtaacacatgtaaaaatccactttttttaaggaacttaaaaaaaaggctTCATATGTTCTAAGTATAATTAAGTTTCGGTATGTCTCTAACGTGCCTTGagtttttttgtacttatttttgctgctcatgttatatcggtttaacaaaatacgtaatttccaatcatatctattgttggattttaaatgataattatttagaaTCCAATTTATTGGTAATGtgtaacttaaaaatatatattttttttttatagaaattggacttaatacgaaataatcactttggtggttttttttaaatttcctgtTACATATATTGGTGAATTCAGCTTGCAggtctaaaaactgaattatttaaacatatgttgacagtaaatttactgataatattttctcaaaaaaaaatcacctattttagggtacaattttttttaccatgttccgaaaccaaattttggtggattcgaaaatataggttcttaaaattacacgtaaaagcCGTATACCAAAAACTATCCTTATATCGAATcatttccaaaaaaactgtagaatgacCACGCTATTATTGAATGTCAGaataaatctaccaccggtccggaaatttaaagttcattatttctttgaacaaaattttcaagtttttatttattttgcaattatGTATCTTATCTACTTTCACCCACTTTTAGTCATCGGGAAGGCACATAtagttatgtataaaaaaaactttttattgaaaattaaatttataatacaaaaacttttttatatgaATACAATATGTAAAAATAGAATGCTAATGGTATGcaggattttattttttataagaaaaataacG
Above is a window of Choristoneura fumiferana chromosome 18, NRCan_CFum_1, whole genome shotgun sequence DNA encoding:
- the LOC141438198 gene encoding seroin-like isoform X1, with protein sequence MACIKLLIINLMLTASVQAVINYGPGFQHFTPPLPPVPFFGQIKIPIVRVPVPTLQQIKNTIPRPGQLYNAGYIQSSSGFKKDKDGKLVPIGGTYGLINNNGKVQEYGRKLYLTSSRL
- the LOC141438198 gene encoding seroin-like isoform X2 gives rise to the protein MACIKLLIINLMLTASVQAVINYGPGFQHFTPPLPPVPFFGQIKIPIVRVPVPTLQQIKNTIPRPGQLYNAGYIQSSSGFKKDKDGKLVPIGGTYGLINNNGKVQEYGQFQG
- the LOC141438197 gene encoding uncharacterized protein isoform X3, which gives rise to MAFTKLLIVTVLAVGAHAKFVWQNDNEWPAFQQIRMPKMPEMKPFKFEPITFKPIVFEPIPPIDTEKLKTYQPKEGEQFFGSSVTSFSSSKTVNGKTVSEGGGSVIVNDNGKADEQHVVFHEGDKGFAEE